The genome window AATTGCGCAACTTACGTCACTCTTGATGTTCTCAAACCATTCAGTGTGGCGTTTCTCCACATGCTTGCGCCAGAAGTGCTCGGCCTTGAACAGCTTTGTGCACTCCGGCACCTTACACCGGAACTTcgcttcgtcttcttgctTGACAAATTTCGATAATTCCTCCTCAAGGGCCTCCTCCACGGGCTTGCCACCGAGTTTTCTAATATCCACATTATCTGGCTCGAGAATCTGCAAGAGCTTATCTTCAAAAGTCCGGACCCAGTTAAACGCGCGTTGAAGCTGTTGCTCTGCCTTAGACAAACGGTGcgttctcttctcctctgcagGCGGCTGttcctctccctcttcgcTGGGCTCCTTTTTCTTCACAGGGAAAGGCTGTCCAAGAGCACTGGCTCTGGCGACGGCTTTCGACTGGCTGGAGAGGCCGGCTCGCGGCCGACGAAGATGACCTCCAGGACACTTGCGTGCAAGTTCGTGCACAGAGTCACTCTCGAAAAcgcagaaaaagcaaaagtTGTAGACTCTGCGTAGATATTCGACCATAAGGTCcaattttttcttcttggccagaagttcttcatcgtcgacttcgtcatcgtcccatccttcttgctcttcaccttcctccgcctcacCCTCGTCAATATCCGCGGGATCAAAGTCAGGTTTCCGCTTCTTGACACTGACAGGGCCTGTGACAGGAGGCTGAAGCCAACCCTTCCCGCGTAACTCCTCAACACGGTCTTCAATTTTGGAATAACCGTCGGCATTTCCACCCATCTCACCATCAAGCTTACAGACCAGACGTCGGGCCAGTTCGAGGTCACGTTCAATCCGCTCTGGGGCGGAGAATAGATCCCACAAAGCCTTTTTGCGCGTCTGGGACGGTGGAACATGTACACCGACATGGCACACAAAATCTCCGTGAACGGGATCATGGATCGTCTTGTCGTTGACAGCTTCCAGTGCCTTCTCAGCTGCAGATACAGTTACAGTCCCATTGGCACCCTGGTCATGATCCAtttcctcgccttcctcctcgcgaCCATCTCCTCTCTCGATCACTGCGCTCTCTGGAGCTGGGTGGAGCATGATCCAGCCCATCCGGTGAAACTTCTTCGAAGGATTCGGATCGCTTAGGCTGAGCCACTTGAAGCCGCCGTCCTGCTCCCCCAGATGCTCCTTGCAGAATTCCTCAATCTTCGCGCGGCTCACATTGGGTGCCAAAGTCTTAATAAGCAAGGCCGGCTGTGACAATGCCTCATCGCGCAAGTCGCCGCCTCTGACGGGTAGCAAGTCCAAAACACCCAGTGTCTCGCCAACGGCAGTTGTTtcgccctcttccttctcgatAACGCCGCCTGCGCCATCGCTTTCAGTCTTGTAGATTCCTTCCAGGGTGAAATCGTCAAACAGACCGCCTTCAAGGTCCCGCTCCCATTGCTGATAAGCACCCACACGGAAATCCATCAGGCGTCGGCGAAGGGGATCCCTGACTTCGGGAACATAGCGCTCCTTGAACCACTCCTCATttcgatgatgttgaacaaACGTCCTTGACATCTTAATCTGGAGATCGACTTTGTAGGCGTCATAAGCGGCCTGGATCTGCgccctttctctttcccggTCCTCGCGAGCCTCGCGTTCCCCCTTGACACGATCCGATGGGCGCCGGCCGCCGTATTTTGCGCgatctttctcctctttgatgGATTGCTCAGCACGCCACCATTCTGCGAACCAATTGAATCCAACTTGGAAGTCAAGGTTTAACGGGTTCGGAAGAGGGTTCGTGGGAAGTGGTCTCTTGCCAGACTCTTGTCCAGGAACGTAACGGTCGATATTGGCGACGGTTGGTGACGGAGCAGCACGCCGGTCCTCGCGCTCTCGAAAGGGATTCTCGCGAGTCGATGCGTAGTAATCGTCGCGAGAAGAGCGGCGGACTGAGGGTTCGTAGCGATCAATCATAACTGGAGAGCGAGAACGGCCCCTTGTACCGCGACGCCGGTCTTGGGCTCCTTCGAAAGGCAGGGAGTGATTAGTTCCAGAAGATCGTTATTATTGGTTGTTCTTTAGTACTTACCAGGTGACCTGCGCCGGTAAGAATCCGTTTGCGTTCGAGCCGCGTAAGGATCCCCCTCCCGGTTCCTCCCGGGTGATCCGAAACTCTCGTAGGAGTCCATTATGGCGCGTGTTACAGCGCGTAAAACCCTTGAAGCTAGTATGTGTCGATGTCACGAGGTACGTTGACTTAAGGCGCGAGCGTTGTGTGGTAAGAGAAGAGCACGGTGCGCAATGGCAGTGACTTGAGAAGGCACGGACTGGTCGCGTGCGAAAACGG of Aspergillus fumigatus Af293 chromosome 2, whole genome shotgun sequence contains these proteins:
- a CDS encoding putative arsenite resistance protein Ars2, encoding MDSYESFGSPGRNREGDPYAARTQTDSYRRRSPGAQDRRRGTRGRSRSPVMIDRYEPSVRRSSRDDYYASTRENPFREREDRRAAPSPTVANIDRYVPGQESGKRPLPTNPLPNPLNLDFQVGFNWFAEWWRAEQSIKEEKDRAKYGGRRPSDRVKGEREAREDRERERAQIQAAYDAYKVDLQIKMSRTFVQHHRNEEWFKERYVPEVRDPLRRRLMDFRVGAYQQWERDLEGGLFDDFTLEGIYKTESDGAGGVIEKEEGETTAVGETLGVLDLLPVRGGDLRDEALSQPALLIKTLAPNVSRAKIEEFCKEHLGEQDGGFKWLSLSDPNPSKKFHRMGWIMLHPAPESAVIERGDGREEEGEEMDHDQGANGTVTVSAAEKALEAVNDKTIHDPVHGDFVCHVGVHVPPSQTRKKALWDLFSAPERIERDLELARRLVCKLDGEMGGNADGYSKIEDRVEELRGKGWLQPPVTGPVSVKKRKPDFDPADIDEGEAEEGEEQEGWDDDEVDDEELLAKKKKLDLMVEYLRRVYNFCFFCVFESDSVHELARKCPGGHLRRPRAGLSSQSKAVARASALGQPFPVKKKEPSEEGEEQPPAEEKRTHRLSKAEQQLQRAFNWVRTFEDKLLQILEPDNVDIRKLGGKPVEEALEEELSKFVKQEDEAKFRCKVPECTKLFKAEHFWRKHVEKRHTEWFENIKSDLSLVNSYVLDPARIAPSRSDANSNGHFPLSSSQNQTGTPRGFSLANLPPYLANNVNIPGGTHGLPGAAGIPGFMNVNNQAWNANGLVTGEHAANLHHPGVIRRGGGRYNNRSGPYDRRSNRQGASGGHLSPARGMSSMYGAGARMGASGAVPYIPPGHPAAAALMGAGPFPDAMGSGPGQQGMGPREATQGRSIKSYEDLDAVGGAGSGELNY